The Erigeron canadensis isolate Cc75 chromosome 4, C_canadensis_v1, whole genome shotgun sequence genome window below encodes:
- the LOC122596348 gene encoding protein OBERON 3-like, translating to MLKHTHSDGFSGGEVNQSKEQDLVSDEDKVNPAGKIASFEKGSDSNSLILSNFDDGKNLEKGKLVTFDDGKNVEKDGKNLDEKRFVVERDFMQLSGGSSKREIENDDEMNSSEKRPKLDNETQTLDLSLSLPDVSLSLSASNGARFRDNDDGNSHSVSLKPSRSLGRSNSNNTQTTFSNDFSGGSMSYSYSHQFSHNPSCSMTRNSTENHEIWNAGEGTNGSVHSRFRPVGDSSVALVQSGRVNSDNSLSFFPSELVARTGMDGQSGGSVQRPRLSTRPDKILQEVASESITIMAQRIEEVTDETIVSTKEYLKKLITVPALKDELVRLQLRLERRLDLTSENLSKANKNQLEILVSIRTSLDSFLSVQNRLPTKELVEIFLYERCKNVTCKRVLPVEDCECKICSTTKGFCSGCMCPVCQNFDCAYNTCSWVGCDVCSHWCHAVCGLQKNLIKPGKSLKGPAGTTEIQFHCMSCGHASEMFGFIKDVFKSCADQWSLETLRKELDCVWKIFRGSSDFKGKELHLKVGEMISKLDNKVMSPSDVCLFILQFFNYTDGISEFPTSVLQSTVVPLSRANPTPTSFYNSGTLPLQNDIKPPMINDNSLKIEDEWSVKSSKVAGFDSVDSLVRIKEAEASMYQNKADEARKEADGYKQMIRINLEKLDEEYATKIAKLCLSESEERKKQKVEEFKVLENAHIEYHKMKMRMQSEIAGLLQRMENTKKQWV from the exons AtgttaaaacacacacacagtgATGGTTTTTCTGGAGGTGAAGTCAACCAATCCAAGGAACAAGACTTGGTTTCTGATGAAGATAAAGTCAACCCAGCTGGAAAAATTGCATCTTTTGAAAAGGGTAGTGATTCAAATTCCttaattttaagtaattttGATGATGgtaaaaatcttgaaaagggaaAGTTAGTTACTTTTGATGATggtaaaaatgttgaaaaagaTGGTAAAAAtttagatgaaaaaagattTGTTGTGGAAAGAGATTTTATGCAATTATCAGGAGGATCATCAAAAAGAGAgattgaaaatgatgatgaaatgaATAGTAGTGAAAAAAGGCCTAAGTTAGATAATGAAACACAAACACTAgatttatctttatctttgcCTGATGTTTCACTGTCTTTATCGGCTTCGAATGGGGCTCGGTTTCGAGATAATGATGATGGAAATTCTCATTCAGTTAGTTTAAAGCCTAGTAGGAGTTTAGGTAGATCAAATAGTAATAACACACAAACTACTTTTTCCAATGATTTTTCTGGTGGTTCTATGTCGTATTCATATTCCCATCAGTTTTCACATAACCCTAGTTGCTCGATGACCCGGAATTCAACGGAGAATCATGAGATTTGGAATGCAGGGGAGGGAACTAATGGGTCGGTTCATAGCCGGTTTAGGCCTGTTGGTGATAGTAGTGTTGCATTGGTGCAAAGTGGTCGTGTGAATTCGGATAATAGTTTGTCGTTTTTTCCATCTGAGTTGGTGGCAAGGACAGGGATGGATGGTCAGTCAGGTGGTTCGGTTCAAAGACCACGGTTGTCAACTAGACCTGATAAAATTCTTCAAGAAGTTGCCTCGGAGTCTATTACTATCATGGCTCAGAGAATTGAAGAAGTTACCGACGAAACAATTGTATCCACCAAGGAGTACTTGAAGAAACTCATAACAGTTCCTGCTCTGAAAGATGAATTGGTGAGACTGCAGCTTAGGCTAGAAAGACGATTGGATCTTACTAGTGAAAATCTTTCAAAAGCTAATAAAAACCAACTTGAGATATTAGTTTCTATAAGAACAAGTCTAGATAGTTTCTTATCTGTCCAAAACCGCCTTCCAACGAAGGAATTAGTCGAGATTTTCTTATATGAGAGGTGTAAGAATGTGACCTGCAAGAGAGTATTACCTGTTGAAGACTGTGAATGCAAGATTTGTTCAACAACAAAAGGATTTTGCAGTGGGTGTATGTGCCCAGTGTGTCAAAACTTTGATTGTGCATACAATACTTGCAGTTGGGTCGGGTGTGACGTGTGTTCTCATTGGTGTCACGCGGTTTGTGGGCTCCAGAAGAATTTAATAAAACCTGGCAAGAGCTTGAAGGGACCGGCGGGGACGACTGAGATTCAGTTTCATTGTATGAGTTGTGGGCATGCTTCTGAGATGTTTGGTTTTATTAAGGATGTTTTTAAGTCTTGTGCAGATCAATGGAGCTTAGAGACACTAAGGAAAGAGCTTGATTGCGTTTGGAAAATATTTAGGGGGAGTTCGGATTTTAAAGGAAAGGAGCTTCACTTAAAGGTTGGTGAGATGATATCTAAACTTGATAACAAAGTGATGTCTCCTTCAGATGTATGCCTTTTCATCCTTCAGTTTTTCAACT ACACAGATGGCATATCTGAATTCCCCACGTCCGTTTTACAGTCAACTGTTGTTCCACTATCAAGAGCTAATCCCACACCAACATCTTTTTACAACTCTGGAACATTACCTCTTCAAAACGATATAAAACCTCCAATGATCAATGATAATAGCTTGAAGATCGAGGATGAGTGGTCAGTAAAGTCATCCAAAGTAGCTGGGTTTGACAGTGTGGATAGTCTTGTGAGGATAAAAGAGGCTGAAGCAAGTATGTACCAAAACAAAGCCGATGAAGCAAGAAAAGAAGCGGATGGATATAAACAGATGATCAGGATAAATCTTGAGAAATTAGATGAAGAGTATGCAACAAAGATCGCCAAGTTATGTCTGAGTGAGTCAGAGGAACGCAAGAAACAGAAAGTCGAGGAATTTAAGGTTTTGGAAAATGCTCATATCGAGTATCACAAGATGAAGATGAGAATGCAATCAGAGATTGCTGGTTTGCTACAGAGAATGGAGAATACTAAGAAACAGTGGGTTTAA
- the LOC122598408 gene encoding pelargonidin 3-O-(6-caffeoylglucoside) 5-O-(6-O-malonylglucoside) 4'''-malonyltransferase-like: MEIKNYASKLVKPSKPTPSTLRRYNISVFDEQVANINTNLILYYTASSQNDNKHFDIFSHNLEISLSKTLTDFYPFSGRYIRNASLVNCSDQGALYVQAKANFRLSEFLGLAWDLKLDMLQDLHPCDFGEAGEIDDPMVSVKVTKFECGGVVIGMSFSHKISDMSTMCIFINNWSARTKSLQIGVNNEVELEKRKYYPDFSLAQLFPKRGLIDNSPRVPRSRIGMKNQVQKFIFTRNAISKIREKINMIDDNNRPSKVQIIVALLWKALVGIDKANGQSKIAYAYQVVNMRNKVVPKLADNSFGNFVTFAIVHINPNERDNVVDLQGFVKLLHESIKDIDNICAGLMTHGDTKYELLSKRLMENSQDSSNKEIYYFTSWCRFSFYGADFGLGKPIWRSPGKFPGQNLVTMMDYDQEGGEGIEAWVHLDENRMSQLEQDPDIMAYAI; this comes from the coding sequence ATGGAGATAAAAAACTATGCCTCAAAGCTTGTAAAACCTTCAAAACCAACTCCATCCACTCTTCGTCGCTATAACATCTCTGTCTTTGATGAACAAGTAGCTAACATCAACACAAATCTCATCCTCTACTACACTGCATCATCACAAAATGATAATAAACATTTCGACATCTTTAGTCATAATTTAGAGATTTCGTTATCAAAAACCTTAACCGATTTTTACCCATTTTCTGGTAGATACATTCGGAATGCTTCCTTAGTCAATTGTAGTGATCAAGGTGCTCTATATGTCCAAGCCAAAGCAAATTTCAGACTCTCGGAATTTTTAGGGCTAGCATGGGACTTGAAACTCGATATGCTACAAGATTTGCACCCGTGTGATTTCGGTGAGGCTGGTGAAATAGATGATCCTATGGTTTCTGTTAAGGTTACAAAGTTCGAATGTGGTGGTGTTGTTATTGGTATGTCTTTTTCACATAAGATTTCTGATATGTCTACAATgtgtatatttattaataattggTCCGCTAGAACAAAAAGCCTACAAATAGGAGTCAATAATGAAGTAgaattagaaaaaagaaaatattatccTGATTTTAGTTTGGCCCAACTTTTTCCAAAAAGAGGTCTAATTGATAATAGCCCAAGAGTTCCAAGGTCAAGAATTGGAATGAAAAATCAAGTACAAAAATTTATATTCACAAGAAATGCTATATctaaaataagagaaaaaataaacatGATTGATGACAATAATAGGCCATCAAAAGTACAAATTATTGTAGCATTGTTATGGAAGGCCTTGGTAGGCATAGATAAAGCAAATGGACAATCAAAGATCGCATATGCATACCAAGTAGTTAACATGAGGAATAAAGTAGTCCCTAAATTAGCCGATAACTCATTTGGCAACTTTGTTACTTTTGCAATTGTGCATATTAATCCCAATGAAAGAGACAATGTCGTTGATCTTCAAGGTTTCGTTAAGCTCTTGCACGAGTCAATCAAAGATATAGATAATATTTGTGCCGGATTAATGACACACGGTGACACAAAATATGAGCTTTTGTCTAAGCGCTTAATGGAGAATAGCCAAGATTCTAGCAATAAGGAGATATACTACTTTACTTCTTGGTGCAGATTCTCATTCTATGGAGCTGATTTTGGTTTGGGTAAGCCGATTTGGAGAAGCCCAGGAAAGTTTCCGGGCCAAAATTTAGTGACCATGATGGACTATGATCAAGAGGGTGGTGAGGGGATAGAAGCATGGGTTCATTTAGATGAAAATCGCATGTCCCAATTAGAACAAGATCCCGATATTATGGCCTATGCAATTTAA
- the LOC122595989 gene encoding mediator of RNA polymerase II transcription subunit 27 has protein sequence MHHQQHTQQPPQSATTNHIINSSSSPPPPESQSSAPPKQVALAMDRLAQAARLIADIRLGADRLLEALFIAGEDANPASLSKPMHMIVQEGASMRQYLQDLRTIGRQLEDSGVLNESLKSRSNSWGLHMPLVCPDGAVVAYAWKRQLAGQAGASAVDRTRLALKAFTDQKKRFFPHLDEDSVDQPMSKKHRGTQASIVNQQEEFSELRTILDVLTELEKEVPEVKTSTYQRLDWLKRASLLPGETLDESLKDQSFHSSRDMRSELGGTVVGDQISVIELLFPSLFRAVISVHPTGSLNPDGVAFFSLDEGGSYVHARGVSAFNVFRNITEHAAMAPQHFIGVDAKTALYNLLHWICSYQTLFTKVCSKCGKLLSMDKESALILPPVQRPYRNFSVSKHLSQDSSTKDQSTNEIPAYHIGCFPQEA, from the exons ATGCACCACCAACAACACACACAACAACCACCACAATCCGCCACAACAAATCATATCATCAACTCATCATCATCTCCGCCGCCGCCGGAATCTCAGTCTTCAGCTCCCCCTAAACAAGTAGCTTTAGCCATGGATCGTTTAGCTCAAGCCGCTCGTCTCATAGCCGATATCAGACTCGGCGCCGATCGGCTTCTCGAAGCCTTGTTTATCGCCGGTGAAGATGCTAATCCGGCTAGTCTTAGTAAGCCGATGCATATGATCGTTCAAGAAGGCGCTTCTATGCGTCAGTATTTACAGGATCTTCGGACCATTG GAAGGCAATTGGAAGATTCTGGAGTCCTTAATGAATCACTTAAGTCAAGAAGTAATTCTTGGGGACTTCACATGCCGTTAGTTTGTCCGGATGGTGCTGTTGTTGCATATGCTTGGAAACGACAACTTGCTGGTCAGGCTGGAGCATCTGCTGTTGACAGGACCAG GTTGGCTCTGAAGGCATTTACTGATCAGAAGAAAAGATTTTTTCCTCATCTTGATGAGGATTCTGTAGATCAACCAATGTCAAAAAAACATCGTGGGACTCAAGCCTCGATCGTGAATCAGCAAGAAGAGTTCAGTGAGTTAAGAACTATATTAGATGTTTTGACGGAATTGGAGAAAGAAGTTCCGGAAGTCAAAACCTCTACTTATCAACGTTTGGATTGGTTAAAACGAGCGTCATTGCTCCCTGGCGAGACTTTGGATGAATCACTAAAAGACCAAAGTTTTCACAGCTCCCGAGATATGAGATCAGAATTAGGGGGTACAGTTGTGGGTGATCAGATTTCTGTGATCGAGTTGTTGTTTCCTTCTTTATTTAGAGCAGTTATATCCGTGCATCCAACTGGTTCACTTAATCCTGATGGTGTAGCTTTCTTTTCTCTAGATGAG GGTGGCAGCTATGTTCATGCAAGAGGGGTTTCAGCTTTTAACGTATTCAGGAACATTACG GAGCATGCTGCCATGGCTCCACAACATTTTATTGGTGTCGATGCCAAGACAGCACTATATAATCTACtg CATTGGATCTGCAGCTATCAAACTCTATTCACAAAAGTCTGCAG TAAATGTGGGAAACTACTATCAATGGATAAAGAATCAGCTTTGATTTTACCTCCGGTTCAACGTCCATACCGAAACTTTTCTGTCAGTAAACATTTGTCACAGGATTCGTCAACCAAGGATCAGAGCACGAATGAAATTCCAGCCTATCACATTGGTTGCTTTCCCCAAGAAGCATGA
- the LOC122598224 gene encoding receptor protein kinase TMK1 → MKSPHFVFSNINIIIIIFITLSSSSLINIAHSQESNDADVMHALKDNLDSLSSLDWSDPNPCNWDQIKCSDQNTNRVIAIQVGNKNLSGSLPNSLNLLTQLQILEFQHNQLTGSLPSLSGLTQLETVLLNNNNFTSIPPDFFDGLSSLQKVYLDYNDFNSWVIPDSLEYATKLQTFSATSTNLTGKIPDFFGVGETVSGLVTLRLASNNLEGGLPDSFSGSLIQSLWLNGQKGGSKLNGSISVLQNMTQLTEVWLHGNMFSGPLPDFSGLNQLQNLSLRDNSLTGPVPASLVGLKSLKVVNLTKNMLQGPMPKFDDNVVVDMVGIDSFCLQDPGVECDSRVKVLLAVAESLGYPQAFAKNWKGNDPCNSWLGITCSVNGSLVVVNFRKMSLTGTISANFSLIRSLQKLILADNYLTGVIPDELKDLPNLVEIDVSNNQLYGKVPIFGEHVKVESKGNPNIGKDGPSVTPVLPFDGTPGGDSQTPDGVRGGGSSHNGVVGYIIGGICAILLLGLLAFCLYRVRKKHTTGPDNPRALVIHPHHSESDADGIKITVADQGTNNGSRELNSHSSSGPSDIHTIEAGNMVISIQVLKNVTNNFSQNNILGRGGYGTVYKGELHDGTKIAVKRMESGAITEQGLYNFQSEISVLTKVRHRHLVALLGYCLDGNERLLVFEYMPQGTLSRFLFNWEKENLKPLEWTKRLTIALDVARGVEYLHGLAQQSFIHRDLKPSNILLDDDMRAKVADFGLVRLAPDGKASLVTRLAGTFGYLAPEYAVTGRVTTKVDVYSFGVILMELITGRQALETSQPEDSVHLVQWFQKMYINKETFINEAIDSWLDLDEEGKASLTTVAELAGHCCAREPYQRPDMSHAVNVLSSLAELWKPSEPDPDDIYGIDLDTPLPQVVKKWKAMEGMSGFDHSGFTETSQSSMNSPSPYGFSKSLTAEDAR, encoded by the exons ATGAAAAGCccacattttgttttttcaaatatcaatattattatcatcattttcatcactctttcttcttcttcactcaTTAACATTGCTCACTCACAAGAATCAAATGATGCTGACGTAATGCATGCCTTAAAAGACAATCTTGACTCACTGAGTTCACTGGATTGGTCTGACCCGAATCCATGCAACTGGGATCAAATCAAATGCTCCGACCAAAACACAAACCGGGTCATAGCTATTCAAGTCGGTAACAAAAATCTATCTGGGTCATTACCAAATTCATTAAATTTATTAACTCAACTTCAAATTCTTGAATTCCAACATAACCAACTCACTGGGTCATTACCGAGTTTATCCGGGTTGACTCAGCTTGAAACTGTTTTGTTGAATAACAATAATTTTACATCAATCCCACCTGATTTCTTTGATGGTTTGTCTTCATTGCAAAAAGTTTATTTAGATTACAATGACTTTAATTCATGGGTTATTCCTGATAGTTTAGAATATGCAACAAAGTTGCAAACTTTTTCAGCTACTAGTACTAATTTAACAGGAAAGATTCCGGATTTTTTCGGGGTTGGGGAGACGGTTTCCGGGCTAGTTACATTAAGGTTAGCTTCAAATAATCTTGAAGGGGGTTTGCCCGATTCGTTTTCGGGCTCTTTGATACAGAGTTTATGGTTAAATGGGCAAAAGGGTGGTAGTAAGTTAAATGGTAGTATTAGTGTTTTGCAAAATATGACACAATTGACTGAAGTTTGGCTTCATGGAAACATGTTTTCTGGCCCATTGCCTGATTTTTCGGGTTTGAATCAGTTGCAGAATTTAAGTTTAAGAGATAATAGTTTGACAGGTCCTGTGCCAGCTTCTTTAGTAGGTTTAAAGTCGttaaaagttgttaacttgactaAAAATATGCTGCAAGGACCAATGCCTAAGTTTGATGATAATGTAGTTGTAGATATGGTTGGAATTGATAGTTTTTGTTTGCAAGATCCGGGTGTTGAATGCGATTCTCGTGTTAAGGTGTTGCTTGCAGTAGCAGAATCTTTAGGTTACCCTCAAGCTTTTGCTAAAAATTGGAAAGGAAACGATCCGTGTAATTCGTGGTTAGGGATAACGTGTTCAGTTAATGGGAGTCTTGTAGTTGTTAATTTTAGGAAAATGAGCCTAACTGGTACTATTTCGGCGAATTTTTCTTTGATTAGGTCTCTGCAAAAGTTGATTCTTGCAGATAATTATTTAACTGGGGTTATACCTGATGAACTTAAAGACTTGCCTAATCTTGTGGAAATCGATGTTTCAAACAATCAACTTTATGGTAAAGTTCCAATCTTTGGGGAACATGTTAAGGTAGAAAGTAAAGGGAATCCCAATATCGGAAAGGATGGTCCGAGTGTAACACCGGTTTTACCATTTGATGGTACACCTGGAGGTGATAGTCAAACACCCGATGGTGTTCGTGGTGGAGGTAGTTCACACAATGGGGTGGTTGGATACATTATAGGCGGTATTTGTGCAATTTTGTTACTCGGGTTGCTAGCTTTTTGTCTGTACAGAGTGAGGAAGAAACATACTACTGGCCCAGATAATCCGAGGGCACTGGTGATACATCCTCATCACTCGGAGTCTGATGCTGATGGCATAAAGATTACAGTTGCTGATCAAGGTACAAATAATGGATCCAGGGAACTAAACAGTCACTCAAGTAGTGGACCTAGTGACATTCATACAATTGAAGCAGGTAACATGGTAATATCGATCCAAGTTCTTAAAAACGTGACAAATAATTTCAGCCAGAATAACATACTTGGTAGAGGCGGGTATGGAACCGTTTACAAAGGAGAATTACATGATGGAACTAAAATTGCAGTAAAAAGAATGGAATCAGGTGCGATTACAGAACAAGGATTATATAATTTTCAGTCTGAGATTTCAGTCCTTACAAAGGTTCGACATAGACATTTGGTTGCACTTTTAGGATATTGTTTAGATGGAAATGAGAGGCTacttgtttttgaatatatgcCACAAGGTACACTTAGtaggtttttgtttaattgggAAAAGGAAAATTTGAAGCCTCTTGAATGGACTAAAAGATTAACAATTGCTTTGGATGTTGCTAGAGGTGTTGAGTATTTACATGGTTTAGCACAACAAAGTTTTATTCATAGAGATCTTAAACCGTCTAATATTCTTCTTGACGATGATATGCGGGCTAAAGTTGCAGACTTTGGCCTTGTTCGGCTCGCACCAGATGGTAAAGCTTCACTTGTCACAAGATTGGCTGGAACTTTTGGCTATCTTGCACCTGAATATGCAG TGACGGGTCGAGTGACTACGAAGGTTGATGTGTACAGTTTCGGGGTGATCCTGATGGAGTTGATCACAGGCAGACAAGCCCTGGAAACAAGCCAACCTGAGGACAGTGTTCATCTTGTCCAATGGTTTCAGAAAATGTACATAAACAAGGAGACCTTTATTAATGAAGCAATAGACTCGTGGCTTGACCTTGACGAAGAAGGTAAAGCGAGTCTGACCACTGTGGCTGAGCTAGCTGGTCATTGCTGTGCTCGTGAACCATACCAGAGACCCGACATGAGCCATGCAGTCAACGTGCTCTCATCTCTAGCTGAGCTTTGGAAGCCATCTGAACCGGACCCTGATGACATATATGGGATTGACCTTGATACACCATTGCCTCAGGTGGTCAAAAAGTGGAAAGCAATGGAGGGGATGAGCGGGTTTGACCATTCTGGGTTCACTGAAACCTCACAATCGAGCATGAATTCTCCTTCGCCATATGGGTTCAGTAAGTCCTTAACAGCAGAGGATGCACGGTGA
- the LOC122598497 gene encoding protein RGF1 INDUCIBLE TRANSCRIPTION FACTOR 1: MMTQQLKAKHEFNEYKWVVNLLNTKFFGSCIDHGSMRKNEKNVFCIDCNLCFCKHCVNGLKTRCCHHHRRLQICRYVYHDVLRLQDIQKHLDCSSIQTYKINGEKAVHLNPRPQQCKDSKPSKLKIYGTYCEACGRHIQDVPNRFCSIACKVSVVSFSFCKENYDDFEGIMNENESSFSSSLDTVEECMQRGNWVTSSLKVKKSVVHKRKGVPQRAPLH; this comes from the exons ATGATGACACAACAACTAAAAGCAAAACACGAATTCAATGAGTACAAATGGGTTGTGAATTTACTTAATACCAAGTTTTTTGGATCTTGCATTGATCATGGAAGCAtgagaaaaaatgaaaagaatgtGTTTTGTATCGATTGTAACTTATGTTTTTGTAAACATTGTGTGAATGGACTTAAAACACGCTGCTGCCACCATCATCGTCGTTTGCAAATTTGCCGGTATGTCTATCACGACGTGCTTCGTCTACaagatattcaaaaacatcttGATTGCTCCAGTATACAA ACTTACAAAATAAATGGCGAAAAAGCGGTACATTTGAATCCTCGACCTCAACAATGTAAAGACTCCAAACcatcaaagttaaaaatttaTGGCACATACTGTGAAGCTTGTGGAAGGCATATTCAAGATGTTCCAAACCGATTTTGTTCCATTGCTTGCAAG GTGTCCGTTGTgtcgttttctttttgtaagGAAAACTACGATGATTTTGAAGGAATTATGAATGAAAATGAATCGTCGTTCTCTTCATCACTCGACACGGTTGAAGAATGTATGCAACGCGGCAATTGGGTAACTTCAAGTTTAAAGGTTAAAAAGAGTGTAGTCCATAAGAGGAAGGGAGTTCCTCAAAGAGCTCCTTTACATTGA
- the LOC122597310 gene encoding probable ascorbate-specific transmembrane electron transporter 1, giving the protein MANDRLRYQMSALPVTIFAHLLVVSIATLVLYWLVKLREGFAFKSTLAIKIFNLHPLLTILGFIIFAGEAIITYKAIPVKRKALKLIHLILHSIALATGILGVYAVFKFHNELSYPHMCTLHSWIGLSTICLFGLQFLLGFVTFLFPGAQPAARAKFAPWHVFFGVVIFFMAIVTAETGLSEKFIFQNLQHGQEALMVNFIGILILLFGIFVGLTSVLSISIK; this is encoded by the exons ATGGCAAATGATCGTTTGAGGTATCAGATGTCGGCATTGCCAGTGACCATATTCGCGCATTTGCTAGTCGTATCCATTGCTACACTTGTGCTGTATTGGCTTGTCAAGTTAAGGGAAGGCTTTGCTTTCAAATCAACTTTGGCGATCAAGATTTTCAAT TTGCATCCACTTCTTACCATACTTGGATTCATTATTTTTGCAGGGGAAG CAATTATCACATACAAGGCTATCCCTGTCAAAAGGAAAGCGCTTAAACTGATTCACTTAATACTGCATTCGATTGCACTTGCTACTGGAATATTGGGAGTTTATGCAGTCTTCAAGTTTCACAATGAACTCTCCTACCCACATATGTGCACCTTACATTCCTGGATTGGCTTGTCTACCATTTGCTTATTCGGCCTTCAG TTTCTATTGGGATTCGTCACATTTTTGTTCCCTGGTGCTCAGCCAGCAGCACGGGCAAAATTCGCTCCATGGCATGTTTTCTTTGGTGTAGTCATATTTTTCATGGCAATAGTGACTGCTGAAACAGGATTATCAGAGAAATTCATCTTTCAAAACTTGCAACATGGTCAAGAAGCGCTCATGGTCAACTTTATAGGAATACTGATACTGCTTTTCGGAATATTTGTTGGTCTTACTTCTGTCCTTTCTATAAGTATAAAATAG
- the LOC122598562 gene encoding probable ascorbate-specific transmembrane electron transporter 1 yields MATMMVTMFTHLLVISIISLVLYWLINFREGFALTSPVKMKIFNLHPLLMVLGFIIFSGEAMIIYKAIPARRQALKVMHLILHLIALGSGIFGVYTVFKFHNELNIPHMYTLHSWIGLSTISLFGLQWLLGFATFLFPGAESTTRAKIAPWHIFFGVVIFLMAIVTAETGLTEKFIFLKLKLGQEALVVNFIGILILLYGIFVGLTVALPLRRK; encoded by the exons ATGGCGACGATGATGGTCACCATGTTCACACATTTGTTAGTAATATCAATAATTAGCCTTGTTCTGTATTGGCTTATAAACTTTCGGGAAGGCTTTGCTTTGACATCACCGGTGAAGatgaaaatttttaat ttgcATCCACTTCTCATGGTACTTGGATTCATTATTTTTTCAGGGGAAG CTATGATCATATACAAAGCAATCCCTGCACGAAGACAAGCACTCAAAGTCATGCACCTAATATTACATTTGATAGCTCTCGGCTCTGGAATATTTGGCGTTTATACAGTCTTCAAGTTCCATAATGAACTCAATATTCCACATATGTACACTTTACATTCCTGGATCGGCTTATCTACCATATCCTTATTTGGGCTTCAG TGGCTATTGGGATTTGCCACATTTTTGTTCCCGGGTGCTGAGTCCACAACACGGGCAAAAATCGCTCCATGGCATATTTTCTTTGGTGTAGTTATATTTCTCATGGCGATTGTGACTGCAGAGACTGGATTAACAGAAAAGTTCATATTTCTAAAGTTGAAGCTCGGTCAAGAAGCACTCGTTGTCAACTTTATAGGAATTTTAATACTACTTTACGGGATATTTGTTGGCCTTACTGTTGCCCTTCCTCTAAGAAGGAAATAG